A single Arachidicoccus sp. BS20 DNA region contains:
- a CDS encoding SDR family NAD(P)-dependent oxidoreductase, with the protein MKTAFITGANKGIGFEVAKQLLQKDFYVYLGSRSLENGLQAVEQLKAEGLNNVEAIEIDVTNDESVKAARAEIGKSCARRNR; encoded by the coding sequence ATGAAAACAGCATTCATTACAGGAGCCAATAAAGGAATCGGCTTTGAAGTTGCAAAGCAATTATTACAAAAAGACTTCTATGTATATCTCGGAAGCAGAAGTCTGGAAAACGGTTTACAAGCCGTTGAACAATTAAAAGCCGAAGGATTGAACAATGTCGAAGCCATAGAAATTGACGTTACTAACGACGAATCGGTAAAAGCTGCGCGCGCCGAAATCGGTAAAAGCTGCGCGCGCCGAAATCGGTAA
- a CDS encoding BatD family protein yields MNKRKIFATGLTALFILLAIALHAQTLSLSVSAKTIGSRDVLEATYSFSGVNSASQPSPDFKDWNAVGTNESSETNIINGKVSSSYNYTFELMPKHSGTLTVPGITVSVNGKQLSCNAVIVNVSDKAHLQNNNNNSSAGAQNSPFAAMQQMQQQMQQMMNDMGADDNYPQQPTSGVVVHNGQSLDDAVKDKILIRIIPSKTTCYVGEPISVDYEICTSVPCNITPSRIPSFGSFSVTDLKQAPSVHNVEINGKTYRAQSLRTAQLVALKTGNLPLDQAIVNCQFNYTDVSNPMGAYLGSAVVKSKPLTIHVLPLPANKPADFSGAVGQFSITATVDKNSLPAQENNTLHLQIKGLGTLDGVTLPQISFPENIQSYDAKDSQSVDKSQLPMVITRAFDIPFIGNAKGVSVIPPIKFSYFDTKKNDYETVATDSIKIAFSAPIATDDNPEKPVVQNEGNMQSLWIVAGLAIIVLLYLFLRERKINKQKLKDKKEIPEAVVKEENIVTENAEMPLDETPTLSEEDRAAIALEKKEKLKESLLDLELEVNNHQFFVLAKALLIQHLQDSLHADSTNEHELLQKLDESEMKNTTEIKDLFARCNKALYMPVVSSAEHDEVLKKLKATLV; encoded by the coding sequence ATGAATAAAAGAAAAATATTTGCAACCGGTCTTACTGCACTTTTTATTTTGTTGGCAATTGCGCTTCATGCACAAACGCTGTCGCTTTCCGTTTCTGCTAAAACTATCGGTTCGCGGGATGTGCTGGAGGCGACTTATTCTTTCAGTGGCGTTAATTCCGCATCGCAGCCGTCGCCCGATTTTAAAGACTGGAATGCAGTCGGGACAAACGAATCGTCTGAAACAAATATCATCAACGGAAAAGTATCTTCCAGCTACAACTATACTTTTGAGTTGATGCCTAAACATTCCGGCACGCTTACGGTTCCGGGAATTACAGTGAGTGTAAACGGGAAACAATTAAGCTGTAATGCAGTAATCGTCAATGTTTCGGACAAGGCACATTTACAGAACAACAATAATAATTCTTCCGCCGGTGCACAAAATTCCCCGTTCGCAGCCATGCAGCAGATGCAACAGCAAATGCAGCAAATGATGAACGATATGGGAGCCGATGATAACTATCCCCAACAACCAACTTCGGGTGTTGTCGTACATAATGGGCAAAGTCTGGACGATGCTGTAAAGGATAAAATACTGATTCGCATTATTCCTTCCAAAACTACTTGCTACGTAGGCGAGCCTATTTCTGTTGATTACGAAATATGCACTTCCGTTCCGTGTAATATTACGCCGTCGCGCATTCCGTCGTTCGGCAGTTTCAGCGTGACGGATTTAAAGCAGGCGCCAAGTGTGCACAACGTTGAAATTAACGGTAAAACTTATCGTGCGCAAAGCCTGCGCACAGCGCAATTGGTTGCTTTGAAAACAGGCAATTTGCCTTTGGACCAGGCTATTGTGAATTGTCAGTTCAATTATACAGATGTGTCAAATCCTATGGGCGCTTATTTGGGTTCAGCCGTCGTTAAAAGCAAACCGCTTACCATTCACGTATTGCCTTTGCCGGCGAATAAGCCTGCGGATTTTAGCGGTGCGGTAGGACAATTCTCCATTACGGCAACAGTCGATAAGAATAGCTTGCCCGCGCAGGAAAACAATACGCTTCATTTGCAGATAAAAGGTCTTGGCACACTTGACGGCGTTACGCTGCCGCAGATTTCTTTCCCCGAAAACATACAGTCTTATGATGCAAAAGACAGCCAAAGTGTAGATAAATCTCAGCTTCCGATGGTCATTACACGCGCGTTTGACATACCGTTCATCGGCAATGCAAAAGGAGTATCGGTTATTCCGCCCATAAAATTTTCTTACTTCGATACAAAGAAAAACGATTATGAAACTGTTGCAACGGACAGTATTAAAATTGCTTTTTCCGCACCGATTGCTACTGACGACAATCCCGAGAAACCTGTTGTCCAAAACGAAGGAAATATGCAGTCTCTCTGGATTGTAGCAGGCTTGGCAATTATTGTGTTATTATATTTATTTCTGCGCGAAAGAAAAATCAATAAGCAAAAATTAAAGGATAAAAAAGAAATACCCGAAGCGGTTGTCAAAGAAGAAAATATTGTAACGGAAAATGCGGAAATGCCTTTGGATGAAACGCCTACACTTTCGGAAGAAGATAGAGCTGCAATTGCTTTGGAGAAAAAAGAAAAACTGAAAGAGTCGTTACTCGACTTGGAACTTGAAGTAAATAATCATCAGTTCTTTGTGCTCGCAAAAGCCTTACTGATTCAACATTTACAGGATTCATTACATGCAGATTCGACAAATGAACATGAACTGTTGCAAAAGCTGGACGAATCGGAAATGAAGAATACAACTGAAATAAAAGATTTATTTGCGCGCTGCAACAAGGCGTTGTATATGCCAGTGGTTTCTTCAGCAGAGCATGATGAAGTGCTGAAAAAATTGAAGGCAACCTTGGTTTAA
- a CDS encoding YicC/YloC family endoribonuclease yields the protein MLHSMTGYGRAERTIGDKTFLIELKSLNGKQYDIRLNIPALLKPYEFDIRNDISDALTRGSVECVITIKQNGAPKTLSINTDVAKYFYTTLETLATELNASKDNILSAILKLPDVVVNSTEVLSENDFNAFRDVLKEALRLLNLHRENEGKVLEKDLLERINNIEKLQPLIAEIEPNRRVKIKENFVKLLSDYVGKENYDEHRLEQELIYYIEKIDISEEQVRLKNHCNYFKEILKEKGVSKGKKLAFILQEIGREINTTGSKAYDIDIQRYVVEMKDELEKAKEQILNVL from the coding sequence ATGCTTCATTCGATGACAGGTTACGGGCGCGCGGAAAGAACAATTGGCGACAAAACTTTTTTAATTGAACTAAAATCTTTAAACGGAAAACAATACGATATAAGGCTGAACATCCCTGCCTTGCTAAAGCCTTACGAATTTGACATTCGCAACGATATTTCCGATGCACTTACAAGGGGAAGTGTTGAATGTGTAATTACTATTAAGCAAAACGGCGCACCCAAAACACTTTCAATAAACACGGACGTTGCAAAATATTTTTATACAACGCTTGAAACGCTTGCCACGGAATTGAATGCAAGCAAGGATAATATTTTAAGTGCTATATTAAAGTTACCCGATGTGGTGGTTAATTCGACTGAGGTACTGAGTGAAAATGATTTTAATGCTTTCAGAGATGTATTGAAAGAAGCATTGCGCCTGTTGAATTTACATCGCGAAAACGAAGGGAAAGTGCTGGAAAAAGATTTACTGGAACGCATCAACAACATAGAAAAACTGCAACCGCTGATTGCGGAAATTGAACCAAACCGTCGTGTAAAAATCAAAGAAAATTTTGTAAAGCTATTGAGCGATTACGTAGGCAAAGAAAATTATGACGAGCATCGTCTGGAACAGGAACTGATTTATTACATTGAAAAAATAGATATCAGCGAAGAGCAGGTACGCCTGAAAAATCATTGCAATTATTTTAAAGAAATATTGAAAGAAAAAGGCGTGTCAAAAGGGAAAAAACTTGCTTTTATTTTACAGGAAATCGGTCGCGAAATCAACACTACAGGCTCAAAAGCTTATGACATCGACATACAACGTTACGTGGTAGAAATGAAAGACGAGCTGGAAAAAGCGAAGGAACAAATATTGAACGTGTTATAA
- a CDS encoding LysR family transcriptional regulator, whose translation MVNLEWYRTFKAIYHTGTLTGAAEALFISQPGVSLHLSSLENYVGYKLFERTGRKIVPTERGKILYNAIAESLTFLEEAENNFQRSTEKHTPTISIGMCFETFQITLEQYISTLPFNVIIRFGDYHEMLDNLDKGILDLIITPHKGSSNNIEHQAFSSETIVVVAGNELDDKSFQKLVKQKKYAEAEQWLKQEKWYGTTGDMEHLFRFWQLNFGHTPDFRPNYIVPNLNSIIRCLCSGKGMAVIPDFLCNKEIEEGLVKLVWKGHKRLKNTLYFANRKNTTYTNEIALLKSLFRKVMQ comes from the coding sequence ATGGTTAATCTCGAATGGTACCGCACTTTTAAAGCTATTTATCATACAGGAACGCTTACCGGTGCGGCAGAAGCTCTGTTTATATCACAACCGGGCGTGAGCCTGCATTTAAGCTCTTTGGAAAATTATGTAGGGTATAAACTTTTTGAGCGTACCGGCAGAAAAATAGTACCAACAGAAAGGGGCAAAATATTATATAACGCTATTGCCGAAAGCCTCACTTTTCTTGAAGAAGCAGAAAATAATTTCCAGCGAAGTACAGAAAAACATACGCCAACAATCAGCATAGGCATGTGCTTTGAAACATTCCAGATAACCCTAGAACAATATATTTCCACACTTCCCTTCAATGTTATCATCCGCTTTGGCGATTATCATGAGATGCTCGATAACCTTGATAAAGGCATCTTGGATTTGATTATCACGCCCCACAAAGGCAGTTCCAACAATATCGAACATCAGGCATTTTCTTCTGAAACCATTGTGGTGGTTGCCGGAAATGAATTGGATGATAAATCGTTTCAAAAATTGGTAAAACAAAAAAAATATGCAGAAGCTGAACAATGGCTGAAGCAGGAGAAATGGTATGGCACTACGGGAGATATGGAACATTTATTCCGGTTTTGGCAGCTCAACTTTGGTCATACACCCGACTTTCGCCCCAATTATATCGTACCTAATCTGAACTCTATTATAAGATGTTTGTGTAGTGGCAAAGGAATGGCTGTGATACCGGATTTTTTGTGTAACAAAGAGATTGAGGAAGGATTAGTAAAGCTCGTTTGGAAAGGACATAAACGACTTAAAAACACCCTATACTTTGCCAACAGGAAGAATACAACTTATACCAATGAAATAGCACTGTTAAAAAGCTTGTTCAGGAAAGTAATGCAATGA
- a CDS encoding sensor histidine kinase, with amino-acid sequence MEKIKKHKFSFLSIAYWFLLLYIVSALVLWYFELEKQNKQMYLFRYELLKKDDVLYNEKLDALNDAKQRKTWQYAGEGITFLVLILVGAAYVYRVIRRQIKTADQQQNFMMAVTHELKTPIAISRLNLETLQKRKLQPEQQQKLLTNTLSETQRLNDLTTNILITAQLEGGKYAMAKDEINLSELAESCLRNFSLRYHNTKFISDVEENIWVKGEQLLLEMLINNLLDNALKYSPYDGSVSIRLFTKTKNAVLEIADEGIGIDDNDKKKVFEKFYRVGNESVRKTKGTGLGLFLCKKIVKDHKGSIDVCDNQPNGSIFTVKIPLLE; translated from the coding sequence TTGGAAAAAATTAAAAAACATAAATTTTCTTTTCTCAGCATCGCCTATTGGTTCTTGTTGTTGTATATTGTATCGGCGTTGGTACTTTGGTATTTTGAGCTGGAAAAACAGAACAAACAAATGTATCTGTTCCGCTATGAGTTGCTGAAGAAAGATGACGTTTTGTACAACGAAAAACTCGACGCACTTAACGATGCAAAGCAGCGCAAAACGTGGCAATACGCCGGCGAAGGCATTACATTTCTGGTATTGATTCTTGTAGGCGCGGCGTATGTTTACCGCGTGATTCGAAGGCAAATAAAAACTGCCGACCAGCAACAGAATTTTATGATGGCAGTAACGCACGAATTGAAAACGCCTATTGCGATTTCGCGACTGAACCTGGAAACATTACAGAAAAGAAAACTGCAACCTGAACAGCAGCAAAAATTGCTCACAAATACGTTGTCCGAAACGCAAAGACTGAACGATTTAACTACAAATATTTTGATTACGGCGCAGCTCGAAGGCGGAAAGTATGCAATGGCGAAAGACGAAATTAACCTGAGCGAACTTGCGGAAAGTTGTCTGAGAAACTTTTCACTTCGTTACCACAATACAAAATTCATAAGTGATGTGGAAGAAAATATTTGGGTAAAAGGCGAACAACTTTTGCTTGAAATGTTAATTAATAATTTATTGGACAATGCGCTGAAATACTCGCCGTACGATGGTTCTGTCAGTATTCGTCTTTTTACAAAAACAAAAAATGCAGTGCTTGAAATTGCCGACGAAGGCATTGGCATTGACGATAACGATAAGAAAAAAGTGTTTGAAAAATTTTATCGCGTAGGCAACGAATCGGTGCGCAAAACAAAAGGCACAGGACTTGGATTGTTTTTGTGTAAGAAAATTGTCAAAGACCACAAAGGCAGCATCGATGTGTGCGATAATCAGCCAAATGGCAGTATTTTTACCGTAAAGATTCCTTTGTTGGAATAA
- a CDS encoding SDR family NAD(P)-dependent oxidoreductase gives MDVLDVLINNAGITGVQLDSNGKPIPQTAAGTSIDVFKTVYETNVYGVVRVTQSFLDLLKKSEEPRIVMVSSSQGSITLHSDPTYKYYHYKGVVYLSSKSALNMYTVNLAYELKDTNFKINAVSPGFTKTDLNHNRGTGTVEDAGKRIVKYALIGNDGPTGKFFCEEINPEGTGEIPW, from the coding sequence ATAGACGTTTTAGACGTACTAATCAACAATGCAGGAATTACGGGCGTGCAGCTTGACAGTAACGGTAAGCCGATTCCGCAAACCGCAGCAGGCACAAGTATCGACGTTTTTAAAACTGTGTACGAAACCAATGTTTACGGCGTCGTTCGCGTTACGCAATCGTTTCTAGACTTGCTGAAAAAATCGGAAGAGCCGAGAATTGTAATGGTAAGTTCGAGCCAAGGTTCCATCACTTTACACAGCGACCCGACATACAAATATTATCATTACAAAGGTGTGGTTTATCTTTCGTCAAAATCGGCGCTGAATATGTACACCGTAAATTTGGCTTATGAATTGAAGGACACAAATTTCAAAATCAACGCAGTAAGTCCGGGTTTTACCAAAACAGATTTGAATCATAATCGCGGAACAGGTACAGTAGAAGATGCCGGAAAACGCATCGTAAAATATGCCTTGATTGGTAACGACGGACCGACGGGTAAATTCTTTTGTGAAGAAATCAATCCCGAAGGAACGGGCGAAATTCCCTGGTAA
- a CDS encoding 2-phosphosulfolactate phosphatase: MNKPALHTVLSPRLLDLYDLRDSVVVIIDVFRATSTIATALYNGATKVYPVADVQLAIDLGKKLNALTAGERDGKVIEGLQYGNSPAEYSPEIIKDKTLVITTTNGTKLLNMSLQQGAETVITGSFPNLGAVCDFILSENKNVILGCSGWKDRFNLEDTLFAGAVVHHVKNYFTVHCDSSLMAQNMYALHQQDMKQFIRQTTHWHRLAAYGLEKDLEYCVTENVANILPLYNKDSGALTI; the protein is encoded by the coding sequence ATGAATAAACCTGCTTTACACACTGTTTTATCTCCGCGTTTACTGGATTTATACGATTTGCGCGACAGCGTTGTTGTTATCATTGATGTATTTCGTGCTACATCCACTATTGCAACAGCATTATATAATGGCGCAACCAAAGTTTATCCTGTTGCCGATGTTCAGTTAGCAATTGATTTAGGAAAAAAATTAAATGCGCTTACGGCGGGCGAGCGCGATGGAAAAGTGATTGAGGGCTTGCAATACGGCAATTCGCCGGCAGAATATTCTCCTGAAATAATCAAAGATAAAACACTGGTAATTACGACAACCAACGGAACTAAATTGTTGAATATGTCGTTGCAGCAAGGCGCTGAAACTGTAATTACAGGCTCATTTCCGAATCTTGGTGCGGTATGCGATTTTATATTATCTGAAAATAAAAATGTAATTCTCGGTTGTTCCGGCTGGAAAGACAGGTTTAACCTGGAAGATACCTTGTTTGCCGGCGCTGTAGTTCATCACGTAAAAAATTATTTTACCGTTCATTGCGACAGCAGCCTGATGGCGCAAAATATGTACGCGCTTCATCAACAAGACATGAAACAATTTATTCGCCAAACGACGCATTGGCACAGGCTTGCAGCGTACGGCTTGGAAAAAGATTTGGAATATTGCGTTACAGAAAATGTTGCCAATATATTGCCGTTATACAACAAAGATTCCGGCGCTTTGACAATTTAA
- a CDS encoding TonB-dependent receptor — MRAPKIYTLLVASMLVTAQVSAQQIIKGTVIDKETKVPLEQATVTDNTSGMAVQTDARGKFILKAPSKQPIVITVAYVGYVQVFDTITEEQSVLIELSKSGVQLRDITITASKSPLYSTQILSTLDLNAHPAKTAQDLLRLVPGLFVAQHQGGGKAEGLALRGFDADHGTDLGIFVDGMPVNLPAHAHGQGYADLHFLIPELVGSYEWGKGTYYSNKGDYTTAGFVSYNTKDFLDQSFVKVEGGRFTTGRLSAAINLLDSKAREKGQSLYVAGEAVYTNGGPFTNVPEHFKRYNFFGKFITPLGEKNTLTVETSTLWSKWNSAGEIPERAVDSGYVDSRWGAFDTHQTGFTTRTNAIVKLKSDLGSNLIWNNEAFYSNYHLNLFTNFTANYFYPADGDEFRQFENRNLFGYHSTLSQTNYAGSTSFNTNYGVGFRTDLMNPLGLDHTKDGAFLENIERGIAHETNLYGFVDENIRNGNWLFNVGLRYDYFNFYYLNQSTSSIATGIFGGLDPHAHAGTVSPKINIEYTFNPAFQLYLKTGKGFHSNDVRVVIAQQGKEILPSAYGTDLGFNWKPTSRLFINTALWYLFLKSEFTYGSDLIDQPGGPMEASGRTVRYGIDFSGRYQVLDWLYAGLNLNYAHPRSIDDPKGENYIPLAPTFTSTGELDFKFKNGLNGGISYRYMHDRAGNEDYSLTCQGYFVTDLAVNYTKKRYEIGLSVENLFNVKWDEIQREYESQFKGEAHPVDEMSYIPGVPFFPKLKFTLFF, encoded by the coding sequence ATGCGTGCCCCCAAAATTTACACATTACTTGTAGCCTCAATGCTTGTAACAGCACAGGTTTCAGCGCAACAGATTATTAAAGGAACGGTTATTGACAAAGAAACTAAAGTGCCATTGGAGCAGGCAACTGTTACCGACAATACAAGCGGAATGGCTGTGCAAACAGATGCCAGAGGAAAATTTATTTTAAAAGCACCTTCAAAACAACCAATAGTTATTACGGTCGCTTATGTAGGTTATGTTCAGGTTTTCGACACTATTACAGAAGAACAATCTGTATTGATTGAACTGTCCAAAAGTGGCGTGCAATTAAGAGATATAACCATTACTGCAAGTAAAAGCCCTTTATATTCCACACAAATATTAAGCACATTGGACTTAAATGCGCATCCAGCAAAAACGGCGCAGGATTTGCTCCGGTTGGTTCCGGGTTTATTTGTGGCGCAGCATCAGGGCGGCGGAAAAGCCGAAGGGCTTGCACTGCGCGGCTTTGATGCAGACCACGGAACAGACCTTGGTATTTTTGTTGATGGCATGCCGGTAAATTTGCCTGCACATGCGCACGGACAAGGTTATGCCGATTTGCATTTTCTCATTCCCGAACTTGTAGGAAGTTACGAATGGGGCAAAGGCACTTACTATTCCAACAAAGGCGATTATACAACGGCGGGTTTTGTTAGCTATAACACGAAAGATTTTTTAGACCAAAGTTTTGTGAAAGTTGAAGGCGGAAGATTTACAACAGGAAGGTTATCTGCTGCTATTAATCTTTTAGACAGTAAGGCGCGGGAAAAAGGACAATCATTGTACGTTGCAGGCGAAGCCGTTTATACCAACGGTGGACCTTTTACCAATGTTCCCGAACATTTTAAACGCTATAATTTCTTCGGAAAATTTATTACACCGTTGGGCGAAAAAAATACATTAACGGTTGAAACTTCTACCTTGTGGTCAAAATGGAATTCTGCAGGAGAAATACCGGAAAGAGCTGTAGATTCGGGATATGTTGACAGTCGTTGGGGCGCTTTTGATACGCATCAAACGGGCTTCACTACACGCACAAACGCTATTGTAAAACTGAAATCAGATTTGGGCAGCAATCTTATTTGGAACAACGAAGCGTTTTATTCCAATTATCATCTCAATCTTTTTACAAATTTTACAGCAAACTATTTTTATCCTGCCGATGGCGATGAGTTCCGCCAGTTTGAAAACAGAAATTTATTTGGTTATCATTCCACGCTTTCGCAAACAAATTATGCGGGTAGCACAAGCTTCAACACTAATTACGGCGTAGGTTTCAGAACAGATTTAATGAATCCGCTTGGATTAGACCACACGAAAGACGGTGCATTTTTAGAGAATATAGAAAGAGGCATCGCGCATGAAACAAATTTGTACGGCTTTGTTGATGAAAACATACGCAATGGAAACTGGTTGTTTAACGTAGGCTTGCGGTACGATTATTTTAATTTTTATTATCTCAATCAATCCACAAGCTCCATAGCCACAGGTATTTTCGGCGGTTTAGACCCGCACGCTCACGCAGGAACAGTGTCGCCTAAAATCAATATTGAATATACGTTTAATCCTGCATTTCAACTGTATCTCAAAACGGGTAAAGGATTTCATTCCAATGACGTACGTGTAGTGATTGCTCAGCAGGGAAAAGAAATTTTACCGTCGGCTTACGGAACGGATTTGGGCTTTAACTGGAAACCTACTTCAAGGTTGTTTATCAATACAGCTTTGTGGTATTTGTTCTTAAAATCCGAATTTACTTATGGCTCGGACTTGATAGACCAACCCGGCGGACCGATGGAAGCAAGCGGCAGAACAGTAAGATATGGCATCGATTTTTCGGGACGTTATCAGGTGCTCGACTGGCTGTATGCCGGATTAAATCTCAACTATGCGCATCCGCGCAGCATCGACGACCCGAAAGGCGAAAATTATATTCCGCTTGCGCCTACATTTACGAGTACGGGCGAACTGGATTTTAAATTTAAAAACGGATTGAACGGTGGCATCAGCTATCGTTATATGCACGACCGTGCCGGCAACGAGGATTACAGCCTTACTTGTCAGGGTTATTTCGTTACAGACCTTGCCGTGAATTATACAAAGAAAAGATACGAAATAGGATTGTCGGTAGAAAATCTTTTCAATGTAAAATGGGATGAAATACAACGTGAATATGAATCGCAATTCAAAGGAGAAGCACATCCCGTAGATGAAATGAGTTACATTCCCGGCGTTCCGTTTTTTCCGAAGTTGAAGTTTACATTGTTCTTTTAG
- a CDS encoding YdcF family protein — MEKRIFYLLYEMEKSSKIKKELGKDKILDNLYQQKISNLNNALNNCNDMQCLANALQVSDSENVAIDNALGKLYHQSKNIQSFVHNNIRASHRYELSNSLSDSLLLIRAWNEEAEGMNHIVNAYLLHKDLIYPTIDSAKYYSQSKGYFDTIKAFVENEISFPKKKKLNRFFFKPLPDIDLAILQLNGRNEAGRFEPVPSINIPAFKKVKSVDWNRYQYSSILVFGSGPGKETISFSKENQMRCDSAVALFKKGLAPFLIVSGGFAHPFMTHHCEAIEMRNYMVNKCGIPSNAVIIEPYARHTTTNIRNANRILIEHHFPLNKLVLGVSSKSHIDYITGEQFIKIFHRDIGFVPFTEMQRLSKCEASYLPAASSMQINSKEPLDP; from the coding sequence TTGGAAAAAAGAATTTTTTATTTGTTGTACGAAATGGAAAAGTCATCGAAGATAAAAAAAGAGTTGGGCAAGGATAAAATATTGGACAATTTATACCAACAAAAAATTTCAAACCTGAACAATGCTTTGAACAATTGCAACGATATGCAATGCCTCGCAAACGCTTTACAAGTCAGCGATTCGGAGAATGTTGCGATTGATAATGCGTTGGGAAAATTGTATCATCAGTCAAAAAATATTCAATCATTTGTTCACAATAATATACGCGCTTCACATCGGTATGAACTAAGCAATTCGTTATCGGATTCCTTGTTGCTGATTCGCGCTTGGAACGAAGAAGCGGAAGGTATGAATCATATTGTCAATGCTTATTTGCTGCACAAAGATTTGATTTATCCTACAATTGATTCTGCGAAATATTACTCACAAAGCAAAGGGTATTTCGATACCATAAAAGCTTTTGTTGAGAATGAAATTTCGTTTCCGAAGAAAAAGAAATTAAACAGATTTTTCTTCAAACCTTTGCCGGACATAGATTTGGCAATACTTCAACTCAACGGCAGAAACGAAGCGGGCAGATTTGAGCCTGTTCCTTCCATCAATATTCCGGCATTTAAAAAAGTAAAATCCGTCGATTGGAATCGATATCAATATTCCTCTATTTTGGTTTTCGGCTCGGGACCGGGAAAAGAAACCATTTCTTTCAGCAAAGAAAATCAAATGCGTTGCGATAGCGCTGTTGCGCTTTTCAAAAAAGGGCTGGCACCGTTTCTTATTGTGAGCGGCGGCTTTGCACATCCGTTTATGACGCATCATTGTGAAGCAATTGAAATGCGGAATTATATGGTAAACAAATGTGGTATTCCATCAAACGCAGTCATCATCGAGCCTTATGCGCGGCACACCACGACCAATATTCGCAATGCCAACCGCATCTTAATAGAACATCATTTTCCTTTGAACAAACTTGTGCTTGGCGTAAGCAGTAAATCGCACATTGATTATATTACCGGAGAACAGTTTATTAAAATTTTTCATCGGGACATCGGTTTTGTTCCGTTTACGGAAATGCAACGTTTATCGAAATGCGAAGCAAGCTATCTGCCTGCCGCATCTTCTATGCAAATAAACAGTAAAGAACCGCTTGACCCGTAA
- a CDS encoding response regulator transcription factor yields MINNTNNSGSILLVEDEENLHEALKLNLEMEGYSVTSSFDGNKALQAVEQEYFDLIIMDIMLPELDGISVTERIRILNIDTPVLILSAKNATSDKVAGLKKGADDYLTKPFDLEELMLRVEKLILKNRKLQVRENISDEYTFGDNHILFNAQEATTWNKQKIDLSKKETMLLKLLIENKNEVVTREKILQVVWGYNVYPATRTIDNFILNFRKYFERDSRSPQYFHSVRGVGYKFTE; encoded by the coding sequence ATGATAAACAATACCAATAATTCAGGCAGCATTTTACTTGTTGAAGATGAAGAAAATCTGCACGAAGCATTAAAGCTCAATCTCGAAATGGAAGGCTATTCCGTTACTTCCTCGTTTGACGGAAACAAAGCTTTACAAGCTGTGGAACAGGAATATTTCGATTTGATAATTATGGACATCATGCTGCCGGAGCTTGACGGCATCAGCGTTACAGAGCGCATACGCATTTTAAATATTGATACGCCTGTTTTGATTTTGAGTGCTAAAAATGCGACGTCTGACAAGGTTGCGGGCTTGAAAAAAGGTGCGGACGATTATCTTACGAAACCGTTCGATTTAGAAGAACTGATGTTGCGCGTAGAGAAATTAATTCTGAAAAACCGCAAGCTGCAAGTACGGGAAAACATAAGCGATGAATATACTTTTGGCGACAACCACATTCTCTTCAATGCGCAGGAAGCAACCACTTGGAACAAGCAAAAAATTGATTTAAGTAAAAAAGAAACCATGCTCTTAAAACTACTGATTGAAAATAAAAACGAAGTAGTAACACGCGAAAAAATATTGCAGGTTGTTTGGGGATACAATGTTTATCCTGCAACGCGCACGATTGATAATTTTATTCTGAACTTTCGTAAATATTTTGAACGCGACAGCCGTAGCCCGCAATATTTTCATTCTGTACGCGGCGTAGGTTATAAGTTTACAGAATAA